One genomic segment of Panicum virgatum strain AP13 chromosome 2N, P.virgatum_v5, whole genome shotgun sequence includes these proteins:
- the LOC120661077 gene encoding transcription factor TGA2.1-like, producing MASGGSLREHQQQQEMNISFGMVNNHHGGHHHHHQPPSSSSSSSMHAAAASFMSGAKEASGAYDHLGELDQALFMYLDHGSGHGATHQEQRQTLNIFPSQPMHVEPSPKGEISLVLSPAPVGSKQPRSPDHHHHQQAAMEELAGSRRLQQEHHHLQHQPFPAAGAEPAAGGMTKDVKPLANKKDHRRGTSTSERDTKTLRRLAQNREAARKSRLRKKAYIQQLESSRIRLAQLEQELHTARAQGVFFPNSSLLADQGVAGKGVPIGGIDGLSSEAAMFDVEYGRWQEEHYRLMYELRAALQQHLPEGELQMYVESCLAHHDEMMGIKEGAIKGDVFHLISGVWRSPAERCFLWLGGFRPSEVIKMLLSHVEPLTEQQIVGVYGLQQSALETEEALSQGLDALYQSLSDTVVSDALSCPSNVANYMGQMAAAINKLSTLEGFVRQAESLRQQTLHRLHQILTTRQMARSLLAVSDYFHRLRTLSSLWVTRPRAPQEQPQQGHS from the exons atggcgagcggcggcagcttgagggagcatcagcagcagcaggagatgAACATCTCCTTCGGGATGGTGAACAACCACCAcggcggccaccaccaccaccaccagcctccgtcctcgtcctcctcctcctccatgcatgcggcggccgcgagcttcAT GAGCGGCGCCAAGGAGGCGTCAGGGGCGTATGACCATCTGGGGGAGCTGGACCAGGCCTTGTTCATGTACCTGGATCACGGCAGCGGCCATGGCGCCACGCACCAAGAGCAAAGGC AGACACTCAACATCTTCCCTTCCCAGCCCATGCATGTGGAGCCATCGCCGAAG GGGGAGATTAGTTTAGTCCTGTCCCCGGCGCCGGTGGGATCCAAGCAGCCTAGGTCACCGGACCATCACCATCACCAGCAGGCCGCCATGGAGGAGTTGGCGGGGAGCAGGAGGCTGCAGCAGGAGcaccaccacctgcagcaccaacCCTTCCCTGCTGCCGGTGCTGAGCCTGCAGCGGGCGGGATGACCAAGGATGTGAAGCCACTGGCCAATAAG AAGGATCACAGGAGGGGCACATCGACATCTGAACGCGATACGAAA ACACTGAGAAGGCTGGCCCAGAACAGGGAGGCAGCGAGGAAAAGCAGGTTAAGGAAGAAG GCTTACATCCAGCAGCTGGAGTCCAGCAGGATCAGGCTAGCTCAGCTCGAACAAGAACTTCACACTGCAAGAGCTCAG GGAGTCTTCTTCCCCAACAGCAGCCTCCTCGCCGACCAAGGCGTCGCCGGCAAAGGCGTCCCCATCGGCGGCATCGACGGCCTCAGCTCAG AGGCGGCGATGTTCGACGTGGAGTACGGGCGGTGGCAGGAGGAACACTACCGCCTGATGTACGAGCTGCGGGCGGCGCTGCAGCAGCACCTGCCGGAGGGGGAGCTGCAGATGTACGTGGAGAGCTGCCTGGCGCACCACGACGAGATGATGGGCATCAAGGAGGGCGCCATCAAGGGCGACGTCTTCCACCTCATCTCCGGCGTCTGGAGGAGCCCCGCCGAGCGCTGCTTCCTCTGGCTCGGCGGCTTCCGCCCCTCCGAGGTCATCAAG ATGCTGTTGAGCCACGTGGAGCCCCTGACGGAGCAGCAGATCGTGGGCGTGTACGGGCTGCAGCAATCGGCGCTGGAGACGGAGGAGGCGCTGAGCCAGGGCCTGGACGCGCTCTACCAGTCGCTCTCCGACACCGTCGTCTCCGACGCGCTCAGCTGCCCCTCCAACGTCGCCAACTACATGGGCCAGATGGCCGCCGCCATCAACAAGCTCTCCACCCTCGAGGGCTTCGTCAGACAA GCGGAGAGCCTTCGGCAGCAGACGCTGCACCGGCTGCACCAGATCCTGACGACGCGGCAGATGGCGCGGTCGCTACTGGCGGTGTCCGACTACTTCCACCGCCTCCGCACGCTGAGCTCGCTCTGGGTCACCCGCCCCAGGGcgccgcaggagcagccgcagcAGGGCCACAGCTag